GAAATGATGTGGTGCCGGGCGGAATCGTAGAGGTGCTCGTTCACCCCCATCACCATGGTAATGTCTTCATTTTTAGCCGGAGCGGTAATGATCGCCTTCTTCGCCCCGGCACTCAAGTGACCTGCAACCTTTTGCTTGTCTCGAAAAACACCTGTAGCCTCAACAACGATTTCGACCCCTAAATCCCGCCAGGGTAGATTTTTAGGGTCCCTTTCCCCGAAAACCTTAATATTTTTTCCATTAACGGTAATTTCCCCATCCTTCGCTTCCACCGTCCCGTGAAAGGTCCCGTGGACGGAATCGTATTTAAAAAGGTGGGCGTTGGTTCGTGCATCCGTGAGATCGTTTAACGCCACGACATCAAGCTCCGGATGCTCCAGGGCCGCCCGCAGGACAAGTCTCCCGATTCTTCCAAAACCGTTAATCCCTACTTTAACTGCCATCCGGCCAATACCTCCCTTTTAAAAGAATCTTTCCGAGCCGGCAGACCCCGTGCCGCACCCCCGGCCGGTACCCAGCAAACTGGTCGCTCCCCCCCTTTTCGCCGGCACCGCCGTTGCAGGTCTTGAATCAGGCAAGAAGCCTCCGGGCTGTTGCAGTTTTAAAAAAGGTATGTGTAGTATAGTATACCGAGTTCGGACGGAATCTATAGGTCCGGAACGATGTTCCTTTCCAGCAGCCGCGAATGAACTTTCCAGGTAAACTTCCTGCAGAAGGGTCGTATCCAACCTTCCCGGCCGCTTGAAAATGCCGCAAAAAAACGAAGACGTCCCCTTTCGAATACAATAAATCTCTGTTTCTCTTCATTTAAGACATCATATTTATCTTTATTATATATAATATTCAACTGGAAATGCAATCCAATTACGTTTCCCTGCAAAAAATAGGCATAATCGAGCAGGAGAGGACGCACATAATGCCGGCATGACAGGCAATTTTCTGCCTGTGTCTAGACACTCACGAAATTCTATACTCTTTTTTTAAAAAATATTGTAAAATATTACTGGTAAAATAGTACTAAGATAGGTAATTGTTAAACAATTCTAACTTAAAGGGGTGCCGTTTTTGGAGGAAGGTTTTATTACTCTTGTTCCACTGGACAAGGTTGCACCCGGAATGAAAGCGGGGCGCACAGTATATGACGAAAAGGGCCGGGTGCTTTTGCTCGCAGGGCAGGAACTGGATAGTAAAATCATCAAGCGGCTGGCACGGTTTGGCGTGATGTCCATGTATCTTCAAATTCCGGTAGAGAACGAGAATGGTTGCCGCAACGGAGGTCATCCAGCGGATCTTATAAGGGGAGCGACCCGCCAAAAGGCTATTCATGAAGTAAAAAAGGTTATGTACCGAGTAATCAGGCAGAAGAATACATCCATCAGAAAACTGGAAAAGGTTGTACTTACAATCATCAACGAATTGTTAGCCCTTGACGAAATCATCATTAATCTTATCGATATTCGCACCCTTAACCACTATGATTTTTGCCACTGCGTCAATGTATGTGTCTTTTCTCTGATAATTGGGATTTCTATGGGATACAACAGGGAATCCTTGCTGAATCTTGGCATGGGCGCGATTTTGCATGATCTCGGCAAACTCAAGATCCCGCGTAAAATTCTTTTGAAGCGGGAGCCATTAACCAGCGAAGAGTATGCTGCAGTGGTGCGACATACATGGTACGGGTACGAAGCGTTGAGCAGGTACCCGAATGTAGATCAAAGGGCGAAACAGGTTGTGCTGCTGCA
The Bacillota bacterium DNA segment above includes these coding regions:
- a CDS encoding HD-GYP domain-containing protein gives rise to the protein MEEGFITLVPLDKVAPGMKAGRTVYDEKGRVLLLAGQELDSKIIKRLARFGVMSMYLQIPVENENGCRNGGHPADLIRGATRQKAIHEVKKVMYRVIRQKNTSIRKLEKVVLTIINELLALDEIIINLIDIRTLNHYDFCHCVNVCVFSLIIGISMGYNRESLLNLGMGAILHDLGKLKIPRKILLKREPLTSEEYAAVVRHTWYGYEALSRYPNVDQRAKQVVLLHHERFNGRGYPFGLRGKAIPDFARIAAVCDVYDALITDRIYRRRYSFAEANRILVADQDYFDPEVVTILLGHVCNYPPGTLVKLDSGQVGIVTETLAWERRLPATLESGIKIVDQGIGQKLIEVFK